The Methylopila sp. M107 genome contains the following window.
TCGGCACCTCGGACGGCTACTTCAAGGCCGCCGACGCCAAGACCGGCAAGGAGCTCTGGAAGTTCCAGACCGGCTCCGGCGTGGTCTCGGTCCCGGTGACCTTCGAGATGGACGGCAAGCAGTACATCGCGATCGCCTCGGGATACGGCGGCGCCGTGCCGCTGTGGGGCGGCGACATGGCCGACCAGACCAAGCTCGTCAGCCAGGGCGGCTCCTTCTGGGTGTTCGAGGTTCCCGAGCGCACCGCCCAGAACTGAAGTTCGCCCGAACGGACGGACCGGCCGCGTTCTCCTTGCGGCCGGTCCAACTGGACCGGCGGCGGCGCGCTTAAACCCCGACCGTCGCCGCCGGTCGTTTTCTCCATTTCGAGGCGTCCGATGATTGACTTGCCGCCCCGGCGCGGGATGGGCCGCGCGCTCAGCCTGACGGCCGCGCTGTCCGCGCTCGCAGTCCCGGCGTTCGCCCAGAACGTCATCGTCAACCAGGAGGAGCGGCCGAACCCCTGGATCGTCAACGGCTGCACAATCGCGCCGAAGACGAGCTGCCCGGGCGTGGACCTTCGGCACGCGGACCTCAAGAACGCGGACCTGTCCGGCGCGGATCTGACGGGCGCGAACCTCGCCCGTGCCGACCTCAGGCACGTCAACCTGCGCGGCGCCAAGCTCGACGGCGCGAACCTCTCCGGCGCGCAGCTGCAGATCGCCTTCATGCAGGGCGCCAAGGCCACGCAGGCCAAGTTCATCGGCGCCAATCTCGACCATGCGCGCATCGCGGGCGCGGATTTCTCCGGCTCCGACTTCACGGTCGCGGTGCTCGAGATGGTCCAGGCGACCCGCACGATCTTTCAGCGCGCGACCTTCAAGGACGCGGACCTGCAGGAGGCCAAGCTCTACGGCGCGAACCTCGCCAACGCGTCGATGGAGGGGGCGCTGATCCGCTTCGCGATCTTCCAGGACGCCTGGATGGAAGGCTGCTCCACCTGCCCGCAGCATTGGCAGACCGGCAAGCCGGTCTGGGAGGAGTTTCCGGAAGAGTCCCTCGAGAAGAAGCCTTGAGGCCGGCCATGACGCTCGCAGCCGCCAGCCTCGCCGTCTCCGGGTCGCTTTCTCCCGCCCTCCTGGATTTCGCCGCCGCAAACGAGGTCGCGAAGGAGTTCGCGGCCTGCCGGGCGCTCGGCGACGACGTCCGGCTCGCCTGCTACGACAGGCTCGCGGCCAAGGTGGTCCCGCCGCGCTTCTCGGGCCGCCTCACGGTCGAAACCGAACAGTTCGAGATCGACCGTCCGACCGTGCTCCGCTTCCAGAGCGACGGCCCGATCTTCGTCATGTACCTGCGCGACGCGCAGAACCACGTCGTCCAGAACCTCCACATCGGCGGCGGCGGCGAGGACGTCTATCTCATCGACAAGCCCGGAACCTATTCGCTGCACATCAACGGCGCGGAGACCTGGCGCGTCTGGCTCGAACCCAAGTCATGAACCGGAACGGCGCTTACATCTGCGGAGGACACGCCATGTTTAGAGCGATCATCTTGGGCGGAACGCTGGCGCTCGGCGCCGCCGGATCCGCGCTCGCCCACGGCGACGGGGCGCCCGCGCCGATCGCGACCGACGGGTTGCCGAGCCTCGGCGAAGACTTCAAGACGCAAAATCCCTATCGCGGCAACGACCTCGCGGTGCGGATCGGCGAGGGCGGCTACAACCAGAACTGCGCGCGCTGCCATGGCCTCGACGTCAAGTCCGGCGGCATGGCGCCCGACCTGCGCGAACTCACCTCCGACGAGACGGGCGACAGCTGGTTCGCCGCGCGCGTCACGGGCGGCGCGACCAAGGACGGCCGCGTGCGCATGCCGCCCTTCGGCGAGATCCTCAGCCAGGAGGCGATCTGGGCGATCCGAACCTATGTCGAGAGCCGGCCGAAGGATTGAGGCGTGCGCCTGAAAATGGCGATCGTCGCGGCCGGCGCGCTGATCGACGGGGCCATAGCCGGCGCCGCGCTCGCGGAAATCAAGGACTACCAGATCGCTCGGATGCTGAACTTCCGGACGGAATGCAATCTGATGTCGCTCAAGAGAATTCCGCCGCTCAAAGGCGAGGTCGAACGGTTCTCCGGCGAGTGCGGCAACCGGACCTTTTATCCGGACGGGATCGAGATCTCCTGTCCGGAAGCCGACGACGAATGGGCGTGCAAGGTCGTGACCGAGAAGCGCGCCTTCGAGAACCTCGACATGCTGCGACAGGGGCGATGACGGCGAAGCCATGACCGCGCCCAAGCGACCAGCCCTGTCGAGCATCCTGCTGCACTGGACGGTGGCGGTCGGCGTGGCCGGGATGCTGGCCTTCGGCTACTGGATTTCGACCCTGCCGAAGGGGCCGGGCAAGACCGATTATGTGCAGCTGCATAAATCCTTCGGCATGATCGTGCTCATCCTGGCGTCCGCGCGGGTGCTGTGGCGCCTGCGGGTCGGCTTCCCGGCGCCGATCGGCCGCGCATGGGAGCGAGGCGCGGCGCGGGCGTCGCACGGCCTCCTGATCGCGCTGACGCTCGTTTTGCCGCTGTCCGGCGTCGTCCGCTCGCTCACCTATGCGCGCCCGGTCGCGGTGTTCGGCCTGCCGGTCATTCCCCAGATGCTTGCGGAAAAGAACGTGCGTCTGAACGAAATCGCGGGAGCGGTCCATGACGCCTGCGCCTTGGCTCTCGCCATGCTGATCGTGTTGCACGTGGCGGTGGCCGCGAAGCACCATTTCGTCGACCGCGACGACACCCTGAAGCGCATGCGCCCCATGGCCCGGGGCGCGGCGGAGGGGCGATGAGCGATTTCGAGGGCGTCGCCGTCGCGCGGCGGTTTTTGATCGTGGACGACCATCCGCTGTTCCGGGAGGCGCTGAAGTCGGCGCTCTACGCCTCCTTCATCGAGGCGCGGATCGACGAGACGGGCTCGATCCAGGACGCGCGGGACGCGCTCGCCTCCGCTCGCGACGTCGACCTCATCCTGCTCGATCTCACCCTCGACCGGTTCGACGACTTCGCGGGGCTCATTCGCCTGCGCAAGGAGTTTCCCTTCGTGCCGGTGCTGATCGTCTCGGGCCATGAGGAGCCGCGACTGGTGCACGAGGCGCTGTGTCTCGGCGCGTGCGGCTTCGTGCCGAAGGCCTATGGCAGGGCGGCGCTTGCGGAAGCGGTGCGCGAGGTGCTGAACGGGGCGATCTTCGTGCCCGCGACGGCGCAGCCGCAGAAATCCTCGGCCGCGCGGCAGCGGCCTGCCGTCTCCTTCGCAGACCGGCTGGCGAGCCTGACGCCCGCGCAGTTGCGCGTGCTCGAGCGGCTGCGCCGCGGCATGCTGAATCGCGAGATCGCGCGCGAACTCGACGTCGGCGAGTCGACCGTGAAGGCGCACGTGTCCGAGATCATCCGCAAGCTCGGCGTCGTCAGCCGCACCCAGATCGTAATCGAGACCGCGCGGCACGAAGCGGCCGGGGCGCAATCGCCATGCTGAGGCTCGCGGCGGCCTTGGCGCTGACCGGCGCGATCGCGGCCGGCGCGGCCTCGGGCGCCGAGTTCGACGCCGCCACGGGCTACCGGACGGACCGCTATCGCGCGCCGGTGGACCGGCCGGTCGAGGGTGGGCGGCAGGTCTCGCTCGGCGAGGTCGACCGGCTGGTTGCGGAAGATCGCGCCGCGCTGATCGACGTCATGCCGGTCCGCGCCGGCTACGACCCCCTGACCGGCCGCTGGCTGCTCATGGAGCCTCGTCGCAACATTCCGGGCTCGGTCTGGCTGCCTGAAGTCGGGCGCGGCGCGCTCGACGCCACAATCGCGGGCTATTTTCGCGGCGCGCTCGCGCGCCTGACGGCGGAGCGGCCGGAGCGCCCGCTGGTGTTCTACTGCATGGCCGATTGCTGGATGTCGTGGAACGCGGTCAAGCGCGCCGCGTCGCTCGGCTACCGCAACCTCTATTGGTACGCCGAGGGCTCCGACGGCTGGCGGGACGCCGACCGCGCGCTCGCCGACGGCGACCCCTGGCCGCTGGAGACCGCGGGCGGCGCCTCGGCAGTAACCCGAAGAGAGCCCGCCCGATGACCGGCGCGCCCGCTGCGCAATCGACGTCCGGACGCGATCCGGCCAACTCGCCGCTCTGGCCCTCAATGGTCGACGCCTATCTCGGCGTCGCGCCTTACCTGTTCGACGATCGCGTAAAAGTCGAGCTCCCGCCCGTGACCGAGGACCAGACCCGGGTCCCGGTGACGATCGACGCCCGCGGCCTCGTCGGCGCGGTCGAGGAAATCCTCGTCATCGCCGACCTCAACCCGTTCCCGCTGACGGTGCGCTTCACGCCGCTGAAGGCGCAGCCCTTCCTCTCGCTGCGGATGAAGATCGAGCAGGGCACCGCGATCCACGCGGCGGCGAGGCAGGGCGGCGTTTGGCGGGTCGGCGGCCGATATCTCGACGCGTCCGGCGGCGGCTGTTCGGTCAAGCCGCCGGGCTCGGCGCGCGCGGACCTGTCGAACGTCGGCCAGATCCGGGCGCGCGCATGGGCCGAGAGCGCCGGCGCGACGCGGCTGCGCGTCCGCGTCAGCCACCCGATGGACAACGGCATGATCGCGAACGTTCCGGCCTATTTCGTGGAAACGCTGGAGATCGCCGGCGCGGACGGGGCGATGCTTGCGAGGCTCGAACTGTCGGAAGCCGTGGCGCCGGACCCGACCTTCACGCTGCTGACGGAGGAGGCGAAGCCGAGCGACCGGCTTCTGCTGCGCGCGCGCGACAACAATGGCGGCGATTTCCGCGCCGAGGTCAGTCGGCCGGCGGCGCTTCGTCAGGGAAGGCTGGAATGACGTCCCGCCTCACACGCCGCGGCGCGATGGCGCTCGGGACCGCAGCCGCGTTCGCGCCGCTGCTGCCGCGGCAGGGCCGCGCAGCGCCGCTCGACTACCGCATCGAGCCGAAACCGCTCGGCGACGGAGTCTGGATGATCGAGGGCGCCAACGCGCCGATCACCATGGAGAACGGCGGCGCGATCGCCAACGTCACGATCCTCGATACGCGCGAGGGCGCGGTCGTGGTCGACGCCGGCCCGTCGCATGGCTATGGCGTCGCGCTGAGGCAGGTCGCGGAGACGCTGACGGGCAAGCCCGTCGCGCGCGTCTACCTCACGCACATCCATACCGACCACGTGCTCGGCGCGACCGCCTTCTCGCCCGACAGCGTCTGGACGACGCCGGAGCTCGCGGCCGATCTCAAGCTCAGGGGCGCGGGTCTGACCGACGCGATGTACCGCGTCGCGGGCGACTGGATGCGAGGTTCGACGGCGCCGGAGCCGCAAGCCGGCGTGACCGCGACGTTCGAGGATGTCGGCGAACGCCGCTTCCGCTTCATGACGCTGGGCGGGCACACCGGCAGCGACCTCGTCCTGTTCGAGGAGCGCTCGGGCCTGCTTATCGCGGGCGACCTGGTGTTTCTCGACCGCGCCCCCACCACGCCGGACGCGGATCTTGCGCGGTGGCGCGCGTCGCTCGACACGCTCGCGGGCGTGCCACATGGGCTGCTGGCGCCGGGACATGGACCTGCGGTCGAGGGCGCGGGCGGCATCGCGCAGACGCGCGACTGGCTCGCCATGATCGAGGAGAGGATCGCCGCCGGCTTCGACCGAGGCCTCGACGTCACCGAACTGATGGCTGCGCCGCTGCCCGGCTGGGCCGAGAAGCTGGCGGTCTCGCGCTACGAGTTCGCCCGCTCGGTGATGCACCTGCTGCCGCGCCTCGAAGCGGAACGCCTCCCGCTCGTATCGGGCTGAAGTTCGAGGGCTCACTTCCGCGCCGACTGAGCCAGATTTGCGTGCCGGAGACCCTTGCATTGCGCGGCCGGCGTTACGCTCAAGTGATGTACGCATGATGAAAAATAGAAATATTCGATAACGCTCTCGTTTAGGAGAATCCCATCTCTGGTATGGGAAGCAATCATCCAGAGGCTATCTGGCATGATTGCAATGATTTTGTACCGCAAAACCACGGACAAAATCTGCGATATGACTGCAGATTTTGTTATCGAAAACAAAGGAGCGATCGCTCCTATGCTTTCGTTGAGTTTTCTCGTCATCATCGGCTGCATGGGGATCGCGATCGACACCAGCCGATCGATGCTCGTAAAGGCGCGCCTGACCAACGCCTTGGACTCGGCGGGCCTCGCGGTCGGGGCGCGTCTTGCGACGACCGACTTCGTCGCGGAGGGCAAGAAATTCGTCGCGGCGAACTTCGGCGCGAACACGGCTGCGGCGACCATCACGAATGTCACGGTCGTCCCGAACGCAGACAAGACAGTGTTCACGCTGTCGGCGACCGCCACGATGCCGACGGCCTTCATGAAGCTGTTCGGCGTCAACGCCGTGACCGTCAACGCCTCGACGGAGATCACGCGCGCGTCGTCCGGTCTGGAGCTCGCCATGGTGCTCGACAACACGGGCTCCATGGAAGAAAGCAGCAGCATGCCCGCGCTGAAATCGGCGGCGAACAGCCTGGTCGCGACCCTGTTCGGATCGGACACGACGGCGGCCAATCTCTATGTCGGGCTCGTGCCGTTCTCGCAGGCGGTCAATATCGGGACGGGCCGGACCGGATGGGTCACGCCCGCCAGCCTGCAGACCGCCACCAATCCCTACTACCCGTCGCTCTGGACAGGCTGCGTCGAGGCCCGGCTGAGCGGCCTCGACCAGACCGACGATCCGCCGGCCGCCGCCAGCAGCAACTTCAAGGCCTATTACAGCCCGGACTCGGCCTACAACGACTGGATCAAGTACCGGCTCGGCATCCTGTTCCCCTACACGGACGTCTATTACACGGCGTACAACGCCCAGCAGGGTCCGGGCGCCTATTGCCCGCAGCCGATGACGTTCCTGACCAACAACAAGGCCACGATCACCTCGGCGATCTCGGACATGAAGGCCGCGGGATCGACGATGATCAATCTGGGGGCGATCTGGGGTTGGCGCATGCTCTCGCCGCGCTGGCGCGGCTATTGGGCGACCGACTCGGCCGGCGCCAAGCTGCCGCTGGACTACAAGCTGAAGAACGCGAACAAGGCGGTCGTCATCATGACCGACGGCAACAACAGCTTCGCGGCGAACAACTACACGGCCTATGGGACGCTGGCGGAAGCGAGGCTTGGCTCAGCCAAGCAGACGACGGCCGAGGGCGTCCTGGACACGCGGCTGGCGGCGGCCTGCAGCAGCATGAAGACGGCCGGAATTCAGGTCTACACGGTCGCGTTCGACAATCCGGACGCCGCGACCAAGTCGCTGCTCGAAACCTGCGCGACCAGCGCAAGCTTTTACTTCGACGCGGCGAACACAGCGGCCCTGACCGCGGCGTTCCAGACCATCGGCGGCTCGCTGTCGAGGTTGCGGGTGAGCCGATGAGGCCACGGTTCGCCGCCTTGGCCTTGCGGCCAATGCCAACGGCGCGGCGAGCCCTGTAGCGTCTCCGAAATTCCGGGTCTGCAAGGGTCAGTTCGGCATGCGGACCGCCATCTCGCTCGTCATTCTCGCATCGGTCGCGATTGTCGGATCGCCTCGCGGGGCAAGGTCCGAGGGCGCGGCCGCCACGCCCTCCACCGCGCTCGTGCTGTCGATCGACACGTCCGGCTCGGTCGACGAGACCCGCTACAATCTTCAGCTCGAGGGCGTCGCCGAGGCGCTCGAGGATCCCGTCACCCTGTCGGCGATTTCGGCGGCCGGCGGGGCGGGGATCTATCTGGCGATCGTGACATGGGCCGACGGCGCGCAGGTCGGGCTCGACTGGCGGCGGGTGGCCTCCGCGGCCGATGCGGCGGCGGTCGCGGCCAAAGTGAGGCGGCTGCCGCGCACGCCCGGCGAATTCACCTGCATCGGCGGCATGTTCCGAACGGTCACCGAGCGGCTGGTCCGCACGCTGCCGACGCCGGTGGAGCGCCTCATCGTCGACGTGTCGGGCGACGGGATCGACAATTGCGGCAGCGTCGGCGAAGTCCATGAGGAGCGCGACGCGCTGCTCGCCAAGGGCGCGACCATCAACGGCCTGCCGATCCTGGTGCCGGGCGAAAACGACGTCGTGGGGGTCGGCGCGTTCCGCAAGCCCGGCTTCGGCCTGCGCGAACTGCCCGGCATGTCGGACCAGAGCCCGAGCACGCTCGACAGCTGGTACCGGGACCATGTCATCGGCGGGCCGGGCTCGTTTCTGCTGCTCGCGCAGGGCTATGGCGACTTCGCCCGGGCGTTGAGGCGCAAGCTCGTGACCGAGATCAGCCGGCTGAGCGTTTCCGTGTCGCCAAGCGGCGAGACCCGGGCCGACTGACGTCAGACGTTCGAAAGCTTGGCGAGAAGCGAGCAGCCGCGGGCCTCGGCGAGCGCGCGGCCGCGATCAGGGCCCATGACGTAGGCTGCCGTCGACAGCCCGTCCGCCGTCAGGCCGCTCGGCGCGAAGACGGTCGTCCGGGAGACGAGTGACGGCGACAGTCCTGTCCTCGGATCGAACAGGTGGTTGTCCGCGCCGTCCGCCGAAAACGCCGTGCCGCTCCCGGCCGAGGTCGCGGCGAAGCCCACGAAGTCCTCGTCCACGAAGGCGGGAGCCGCCGCGTCTGCAGTCTCCGCCACGCCGAGGCGCCACGGCGTTCCGTCGGCCGACACCCCGTAGGCGCCGAACTCGCCGGTGTCCACGAAGGCGTTCGGCGCGCCGCAAGCCCTCGCCTGGGCGATCACGCGGTCGGCCGCGTAGCCCTGCAGCACGCTGTTCAGCGTCATCGCCATGCCCGGCCGCGCGAAGGCGATCCGCGCCTCGGAGGCCTCAACGCCGCGCCAGTCGATCAGGTCGACCGCGCGCCTCAACTCGTCCGGCGTCGGTCGTCGCCCGGCGTCTGTCGCGTCGCGCCAGAGCGGCCAGAGCGGCTGGACGGTCGGGTCGAAGGCGCCCTCGGACGCTTGTGCAAGCTCGAGCGCGAAGCGTGTGAGCGCCAGGAGATGAGGGTCCGGGTTCTCGAGCGCGCCGTCGCGGTTGAGCCGAGACAGCGCGCTGTCTGGCCTCGTGAGGCTCGCGGCGCGCTCGCAGGCGCGGATCGCCGCGAACCCGCCCACGATCGCGGCGTCGAGCGCCGCAGCGTCCGGCCCTGCGAATGTCAGCGCGACCGTGGTCCCGAACGCGACGCCGGCGCGGGTCCGGGCCGTCAGCCCGTTCGCGCGCGCCAGCAGCCGGAACGCGGGCGCGTCGCCGGCGCAGAGCGCGAGCGCGCCGGCGGCTCCGAACAGCGCTGTCCTGCGCGACGGGCCGGTCATTCGGCCGCCTCCGCGGTTGAGAGCCTGACCTTCGGGCGCTTCGCCGCGAGGATCTCCGGCACGCATTGGCGGGGATCGCGGATGATCGTCACGCAGTCCATGCACTGGAAGCATTCGGCGTAGTCGACCTTGCCCGCCGGATCGATCGCGCCGTAGCGGCAGCGCACCCGGCAGAGCTGGCAGGGCGAGCCGCATTCGGCCCGGCGGGGGATCCAGTCCAGCAGTCTGAGGCGCCCGCCGATCGCGAGCGCCGCGCCGAGCGGGCAGAGATAGCGGCAGAACGCCTTGTAGACGAAGAGGTTGAGGACGATCAGCCCGACCGCATAGACCACGAAGGGCCACGACCGGACGAAGAACAGCGTGATCGAGGTCTTGAACGGCTCGATCTCGGCGAGCGGATCGACGAGCGGCGACGCGGTCGCGGCCGCGGCCACGAGGCCGGCCAGCACGAGATACTTCGCCTTGCGCAGGATGCGGTCGAGCGCCGGCGGGACGTGGCGCTGGCGAATGTGAAGCGGCCTCGCGGCCCATGCGGCGAGCTCCTGCAGGGCGCCGAACGGACAGAGCCAGCCGCAGAACGTGCCGCGGCCCCAGACCACGAGCGTCGCGATCGCGAACGCCCACAGCGCCAGCGACGGCGGATCGTAGAGCAGGAAGCTGAAGTCGCGCGTGCTGAAGGCCGCGCGAACCGCGCCCACGATCGTCACGATCGAGAGCTGCGCCTGCGCGTACCAGCCGATGAAGCCGAGCGTGAAGACGAGGAAGCCGAAGCGAAACCACGAGAAGCGCGACGCGTCCGCGACAAGAGCGCGATCGCGCGCGAGCGTCGGGACCAGCAGGACGAGCGCGGCCCCGATCAGGCCGAGCTCCGGCCAGCGGGCGGTCCAACTGTCGACCCAGCTCGGACCGGCGTCCGGCCGCGTCTTCGTGAACAACGCGTCCGGCAGCGCGTAAGCGGCGTCGAACTCCTTGGCGACGCGCTCGGTCAGGATTTGGCCGCGCTCGCGCTCCACTTTCAGCGACAGCGTCCAGGGCGCGGACGGATCAAAACCGGCTTCGCCGACGATCTTAAGGATCGTCCATGGGCCGTCCGGCATGCCCGCGAGCCCGGCGCCGCGCCGCTCGATCGCAAGGTCGCGCGCATTGACCGCCAGCCCGTCCTGAACGACCGCGATGCGCTCCGGGATCGAGCCGAGCACGAAATCCTCGCCGAGCGCGTTCCAGCGGCCGGACGTCAGCAGCATCAGGGCGTGGGCGTCGGGGCCGATCTCGTTCGCCAGCCTGTCGAAGCGCTCCTGACCGAGCAGGTTGCGTCCGATTGAGGGGACGTTGAGATAGGCGACATAGACGTCGATGAACGGCTCGCCCGGCCGCTCGGCCGAGATGGGATCGGAATCCGCGACGCTCGTATCCGCAAACGCCTTGTCGACGTCGCGGTTCAGGACGGTGACGCGCCTGACATAGCCTTTCTCGAGCAGTTGCGCCCAGCTCAGCGGCTCGAAACCGTCGGGCTTGGCGTCGACGCGCAAGGCCGAGCTTCGGCCGGCCCCGAAGCCGAGCTTGGCGCGCGCGACCGCGAGCGCCGCGGTCAGCATCGTCTCGTTGATGACCCGGGTCGAGGCCGTCGCCATCGAGATCCCGTCGACTACGGTCGCGGGCGGCGCGCCGTTGGCCCGGGCGTTGGCGCGCCCCACGCTGATCGCCCGGCGGGCCGACAGGCCGACATACTGCTCCACGAAGGCGAACAGCGGCGCGGAGCCCATGCCCTCGAGGAACACCGGCTCATGATGGCTGAGCACCTTGGCTTCGAGGAAACGGCCGTCCGGCTGCAGCGCGATCAGGAGGTCCGGCGGGGTTCCGCCGAAGCCGGGGATCGGCGCGAAATCGATCGACTCGAACGCATAGGCGACGACCTCCCAGGACCCCGCCGCCTGCTTGAGGATCGGCCAGATGGGCAGCACGTCGTCCTTCTCGCCCACCGCAAGAGGCGGCGGGAACTGCCGCTCCATCCCGGCGCGGTCGAGCGTTCCGGCAAGCGCCGGAATAAGCCCCGCGAGCAGCAGCCCGGACGAAAGCGCGAGCGCCCGGAGCAGGCGTTTCATGTCCGACCGGAACGCGTCATCGGCGGTCCGCGACCGGACGGGCGTCCGGCCGGATCGCGACGCCCCACGGAAAGCGCCCGACCTTGATGGTCTTGACGGCCTTGCGGCTCGCGACGTCGATCATCGTGACGTCGCCCGAGACGCCGTTGGTCGTCAGCAGCATGGCGTCGCCGGGCGTGAATTCGAGGTGCCAGACGCGCCGGCCCACCAGGATGTAGGACAGGACCTCGTAGGTCCGTGCGTCGACGACCGCGACGCGGTCCGACGGTCCAAGCGCGACGAAGGCGAGCGCGCCGTCGCGGGTGAG
Protein-coding sequences here:
- a CDS encoding pentapeptide repeat-containing protein; its protein translation is MIDLPPRRGMGRALSLTAALSALAVPAFAQNVIVNQEERPNPWIVNGCTIAPKTSCPGVDLRHADLKNADLSGADLTGANLARADLRHVNLRGAKLDGANLSGAQLQIAFMQGAKATQAKFIGANLDHARIAGADFSGSDFTVAVLEMVQATRTIFQRATFKDADLQEAKLYGANLANASMEGALIRFAIFQDAWMEGCSTCPQHWQTGKPVWEEFPEESLEKKP
- the pedF gene encoding cytochrome c-550 PedF, which gives rise to MFRAIILGGTLALGAAGSALAHGDGAPAPIATDGLPSLGEDFKTQNPYRGNDLAVRIGEGGYNQNCARCHGLDVKSGGMAPDLRELTSDETGDSWFAARVTGGATKDGRVRMPPFGEILSQEAIWAIRTYVESRPKD
- a CDS encoding cytochrome b, which gives rise to MTAPKRPALSSILLHWTVAVGVAGMLAFGYWISTLPKGPGKTDYVQLHKSFGMIVLILASARVLWRLRVGFPAPIGRAWERGAARASHGLLIALTLVLPLSGVVRSLTYARPVAVFGLPVIPQMLAEKNVRLNEIAGAVHDACALALAMLIVLHVAVAAKHHFVDRDDTLKRMRPMARGAAEGR
- a CDS encoding response regulator transcription factor, with the protein product MSDFEGVAVARRFLIVDDHPLFREALKSALYASFIEARIDETGSIQDARDALASARDVDLILLDLTLDRFDDFAGLIRLRKEFPFVPVLIVSGHEEPRLVHEALCLGACGFVPKAYGRAALAEAVREVLNGAIFVPATAQPQKSSAARQRPAVSFADRLASLTPAQLRVLERLRRGMLNREIARELDVGESTVKAHVSEIIRKLGVVSRTQIVIETARHEAAGAQSPC
- a CDS encoding rhodanese-like domain-containing protein; translated protein: MLRLAAALALTGAIAAGAASGAEFDAATGYRTDRYRAPVDRPVEGGRQVSLGEVDRLVAEDRAALIDVMPVRAGYDPLTGRWLLMEPRRNIPGSVWLPEVGRGALDATIAGYFRGALARLTAERPERPLVFYCMADCWMSWNAVKRAASLGYRNLYWYAEGSDGWRDADRALADGDPWPLETAGGASAVTRREPAR
- a CDS encoding quinoprotein dehydrogenase-associated SoxYZ-like carrier, which translates into the protein MTGAPAAQSTSGRDPANSPLWPSMVDAYLGVAPYLFDDRVKVELPPVTEDQTRVPVTIDARGLVGAVEEILVIADLNPFPLTVRFTPLKAQPFLSLRMKIEQGTAIHAAARQGGVWRVGGRYLDASGGGCSVKPPGSARADLSNVGQIRARAWAESAGATRLRVRVSHPMDNGMIANVPAYFVETLEIAGADGAMLARLELSEAVAPDPTFTLLTEEAKPSDRLLLRARDNNGGDFRAEVSRPAALRQGRLE
- a CDS encoding quinoprotein relay system zinc metallohydrolase 1, coding for MTSRLTRRGAMALGTAAAFAPLLPRQGRAAPLDYRIEPKPLGDGVWMIEGANAPITMENGGAIANVTILDTREGAVVVDAGPSHGYGVALRQVAETLTGKPVARVYLTHIHTDHVLGATAFSPDSVWTTPELAADLKLRGAGLTDAMYRVAGDWMRGSTAPEPQAGVTATFEDVGERRFRFMTLGGHTGSDLVLFEERSGLLIAGDLVFLDRAPTTPDADLARWRASLDTLAGVPHGLLAPGHGPAVEGAGGIAQTRDWLAMIEERIAAGFDRGLDVTELMAAPLPGWAEKLAVSRYEFARSVMHLLPRLEAERLPLVSG
- a CDS encoding pilus assembly protein; its protein translation is MTADFVIENKGAIAPMLSLSFLVIIGCMGIAIDTSRSMLVKARLTNALDSAGLAVGARLATTDFVAEGKKFVAANFGANTAAATITNVTVVPNADKTVFTLSATATMPTAFMKLFGVNAVTVNASTEITRASSGLELAMVLDNTGSMEESSSMPALKSAANSLVATLFGSDTTAANLYVGLVPFSQAVNIGTGRTGWVTPASLQTATNPYYPSLWTGCVEARLSGLDQTDDPPAAASSNFKAYYSPDSAYNDWIKYRLGILFPYTDVYYTAYNAQQGPGAYCPQPMTFLTNNKATITSAISDMKAAGSTMINLGAIWGWRMLSPRWRGYWATDSAGAKLPLDYKLKNANKAVVIMTDGNNSFAANNYTAYGTLAEARLGSAKQTTAEGVLDTRLAAACSSMKTAGIQVYTVAFDNPDAATKSLLETCATSASFYFDAANTAALTAAFQTIGGSLSRLRVSR
- a CDS encoding DUF1194 domain-containing protein; the protein is MRTAISLVILASVAIVGSPRGARSEGAAATPSTALVLSIDTSGSVDETRYNLQLEGVAEALEDPVTLSAISAAGGAGIYLAIVTWADGAQVGLDWRRVASAADAAAVAAKVRRLPRTPGEFTCIGGMFRTVTERLVRTLPTPVERLIVDVSGDGIDNCGSVGEVHEERDALLAKGATINGLPILVPGENDVVGVGAFRKPGFGLRELPGMSDQSPSTLDSWYRDHVIGGPGSFLLLAQGYGDFARALRRKLVTEISRLSVSVSPSGETRAD
- a CDS encoding FAD:protein FMN transferase; protein product: MTGPSRRTALFGAAGALALCAGDAPAFRLLARANGLTARTRAGVAFGTTVALTFAGPDAAALDAAIVGGFAAIRACERAASLTRPDSALSRLNRDGALENPDPHLLALTRFALELAQASEGAFDPTVQPLWPLWRDATDAGRRPTPDELRRAVDLIDWRGVEASEARIAFARPGMAMTLNSVLQGYAADRVIAQARACGAPNAFVDTGEFGAYGVSADGTPWRLGVAETADAAAPAFVDEDFVGFAATSAGSGTAFSADGADNHLFDPRTGLSPSLVSRTTVFAPSGLTADGLSTAAYVMGPDRGRALAEARGCSLLAKLSNV
- a CDS encoding 4Fe-4S binding protein; its protein translation is MKRLLRALALSSGLLLAGLIPALAGTLDRAGMERQFPPPLAVGEKDDVLPIWPILKQAAGSWEVVAYAFESIDFAPIPGFGGTPPDLLIALQPDGRFLEAKVLSHHEPVFLEGMGSAPLFAFVEQYVGLSARRAISVGRANARANGAPPATVVDGISMATASTRVINETMLTAALAVARAKLGFGAGRSSALRVDAKPDGFEPLSWAQLLEKGYVRRVTVLNRDVDKAFADTSVADSDPISAERPGEPFIDVYVAYLNVPSIGRNLLGQERFDRLANEIGPDAHALMLLTSGRWNALGEDFVLGSIPERIAVVQDGLAVNARDLAIERRGAGLAGMPDGPWTILKIVGEAGFDPSAPWTLSLKVERERGQILTERVAKEFDAAYALPDALFTKTRPDAGPSWVDSWTARWPELGLIGAALVLLVPTLARDRALVADASRFSWFRFGFLVFTLGFIGWYAQAQLSIVTIVGAVRAAFSTRDFSFLLYDPPSLALWAFAIATLVVWGRGTFCGWLCPFGALQELAAWAARPLHIRQRHVPPALDRILRKAKYLVLAGLVAAAATASPLVDPLAEIEPFKTSITLFFVRSWPFVVYAVGLIVLNLFVYKAFCRYLCPLGAALAIGGRLRLLDWIPRRAECGSPCQLCRVRCRYGAIDPAGKVDYAECFQCMDCVTIIRDPRQCVPEILAAKRPKVRLSTAEAAE